The genomic stretch AATACGCGCACGGTCCGCCGAAACACACAAACGGGTCGCCATCTTTTCTGTCGCAGGATTTGGGCGCAACGTTTGCAAGCTTTAACATATTGACAATGTTTGAATAGCTCATTTCATACTGGAGCGTAAAGCCTATGAAATCAAAATCCGACACGGGCGACATTGTTTCGAGCGAAAAAAGCGGAATATCGTTTTCACGCATTTTTTCCTCCATATCAACCCACGGCGCAAACACGCGCTCACAGTAAATATCGTCAACCGAGTTTAAAAGATGATACAGAATTTTCATTCCGAGATGGCTCATTCCGACCTCGTAAACGTCGGGAAAGCAAAACGCAAAACGTATGTTTATGCCGTTTAAATCTTTGTGAACGCTGTTAAATTCCGTCCCGATATATCGCGTCGGCTTTTCCACCGACGGAAGTATTTTTTTCAGCTTGTTTTTCATTGGTTATATCCTCTCTCAAAAGCATACCCGTTTTAACTCGCGCGCCGTATTTTAAAATTCCGTCCGAAATTTCCGCCTGCGAAAGCGTTCCGATAATTTTAAAATTTTCGTCAAACACCGAAACAACGAGCGCGCACTGCGGTGTGTACGAACTCAAAAGCGTAAGCGCGCATACGTCTTTTGCAACGCCGATATGCTTTATTTTAAAGCGCTTTGCGCCGTTTAAAAAATCGCGGCACAAAAGCTTTTTTCTTAAAAGAATTAAATTTTCTTTTTCATTCTTTATATTATACAACAAAAACATACCGATAATCAATAAGGAAATGTTATATTTGGTAATAATTAAGAAAATCATACCAAATATGACGGTTATTACGGCGGTGATTTTTGTAACTGTCAGCATAATTTTGTACGAAATCAAATAACCTTTCGCGTATGCAAGAAAGGCTTTTATAATCACCGCGCCGTCGAGCGGAAGTGCCGGGGCGAGGTTTAAAAGAAAAAGCGCAAGGTTGCAGAGTGCGAAAAACGTTAAATTTTTAAAGTTTACACATATTAAAAACGCAAAAAAATTTGCCGCGGGGCCCATAGCCGAAACGAAAATTTCCTCATTCGGATTTTTTGTCATTTCGCTTTTTATTATGAGCCCGTACGGCATAATTTTAATATTTTGGCATTTTATTTTTAAAATTTTCATCACCGCAATGTGTGCGCCCTCGTGCAGAAGCGCCGCGGCAAAGATTACGGCATATTCTCTTAAACGCCCTGCCGCCGTAAAAATCAACAGCACGGCAAAAAAGTAACCGCTTACCGATATTTTGCTGAAAACACTCACCGCTTTTACAATGATTTATAAAAATTATTTGTGCTTATAAAGCACAAAATTTTCGGGATTGAGCCGTTCGCCGTTTTTCTTGATTTCAAAATGAAGATGCACTCCCGTTGCAATTCCGCTTTCGCCCATCTGACCGATTTTTGTGTTGTTGTCTACGTATTCGCCCTCGGTGACGCAGATTTTGTTTAGGTGCGCATACGCGGTGGTGTAACCGCCCGTGTGTTCGATTATCACGTATTTGCCGTTTGCGCTGTCCTCGCCCGTTTTTATAACCTTTCCCTCGGCGGCGGATATTACCGTCTGGTTCATAACGCCTGCAATGTCAATGCCTGTGTGAAAGTTGCCGTCCGCGCCCGTCACCGGGTGGACGCGCCCGCCGAATACCGACGAAATTTTTCCCTCGGTCGGATTTCTAAAAGCCGGCATTGCGTCGGGATTTGTTTGGGGGGTTGTTTCCGCGGGCGCATTTTTAACCGTTTCAATTTCAGGTGCGGTTTCGGACGGCGGTTCTATTTTTTCGCTTGCCGCCTCGGCGTCCGACTCGCTTGGAATTTCGGGATTTTGAACATTTCCCTCGTTTAAACGGTCGTCAATGTTTTTAATAACCTCAATGCTGTCAA from Qingrenia yutianensis encodes the following:
- a CDS encoding zinc metalloprotease, with amino-acid sequence MLLIFTAAGRLREYAVIFAAALLHEGAHIAVMKILKIKCQNIKIMPYGLIIKSEMTKNPNEEIFVSAMGPAANFFAFLICVNFKNLTFFALCNLALFLLNLAPALPLDGAVIIKAFLAYAKGYLISYKIMLTVTKITAVITVIFGMIFLIITKYNISLLIIGMFLLYNIKNEKENLILLRKKLLCRDFLNGAKRFKIKHIGVAKDVCALTLLSSYTPQCALVVSVFDENFKIIGTLSQAEISDGILKYGARVKTGMLLREDITNEKQAEKNTSVGGKADAIYRDGI
- a CDS encoding M23 family metallopeptidase, producing MSASKLRYSSRNEKTDSAKGHGIAKKFAFQTLASVCILGASVFACNSNFPYSENFKTYIKRSLNVSTDISKVKSAASFAIKKSGLDSIEVIKNIDDRLNEGNVQNPEIPSESDAEAASEKIEPPSETAPEIETVKNAPAETTPQTNPDAMPAFRNPTEGKISSVFGGRVHPVTGADGNFHTGIDIAGVMNQTVISAAEGKVIKTGEDSANGKYVIIEHTGGYTTAYAHLNKICVTEGEYVDNNTKIGQMGESGIATGVHLHFEIKKNGERLNPENFVLYKHK